The window AGGATGGCAAGCGACCATAATTTTGAAGAACTTGAGGCCCCGGCAAAAACGGCTGAAGAACTTCATATCAGCGTAGCAACATTAAGAAAGTATTCTTTAATTGTTGAAAAAGTTACTGGAAATAAAGACTACTATGAAAGAACTAAGCAGAAGTCTAGACTATATTCTGCTAAGGATATTGAAGATCTCAAGGCTTTTAAAGCTTTATCTAAAAAGTCTGACTTGACCTTGCAAGAAGCTGCTAGACAAGTTTTTGCAGTAAGCGACAAGAAAGCCGAAGAAGCAAAAAAAGCCACTAAAGTGCAAAAAGAAGTAGCGACTAATACCGCTACTGTAGATGCCGATCAAGTAGTCAAACTTTTAACTATGTTGCAAAATACTATTGCAAGCCAGAATCAAGCAATTCAAGACTTACAAAAGCAGGTAGCGCGCGTTGAAGCTCAAAACAAGAAATTAATTGATCGTTCACACCAATTAGCTGAGCCAGAATCAAAAGATTCTAAAGAAGAAGTTCAAAC of the Lactobacillus isalae genome contains:
- a CDS encoding transcriptional regulator, with protein sequence MASDHNFEELEAPAKTAEELHISVATLRKYSLIVEKVTGNKDYYERTKQKSRLYSAKDIEDLKAFKALSKKSDLTLQEAARQVFAVSDKKAEEAKKATKVQKEVATNTATVDADQVVKLLTMLQNTIASQNQAIQDLQKQVARVEAQNKKLIDRSHQLAEPESKDSKEEVQTSKNQEAADKITEEEKSEQEAHEEILRKARENEEKRRKQKVEENIHRTLAQMQIRPKKKHHWWDRFFN